The Sphingomicrobium aestuariivivum DNA window ATGATGCCGAAACCTCCAAGCCCCGCGTCTCGGGCACGGGCACGCCCAAGATCGGTCGCGACTGATGTTGGGCGAGATCCCGCCCGGCGGCTGGTGGATCGTCGCGGGGCTGCTGCTGCTGGCCGCCGAATTGATGGTGCCGGGCGTCTTCCTCGCCTTCGTCGGCATCGCGGCCATCGCCGCGGGCGCCTTCACCTGGGCCTTCGATCTCGGGCTGACCGAGCAGATCGTGCTGTTCACCGTCTATACGGTGGTCGCGGTGTTCGTCGGGCGGCGCTTCTATGCGCGCCCCGCGATCGACGAGAGCGACGGCATGCTCAACGAGCGGTCGCTCCAGGTCATCGGGCGCGCCGTTACCGCCGCCACCGATTTCCCTTATGGCGAGGGCCGCGTGAAGCTTGGCGACAGCGAATGGAATGCGCGCGGCCCCGTCGGCGCCAAGGCCGGCGACCGCCTCGAGATCCGCGCCGTCGAGGGCACGCGCCTCGTCGTCGAGGCACCCGAAGCCCTGCCGCCCGCCTGAGGAGTAACGCCATGTCGATCGCCTTGACCCGCCGCGAGGCGCTCGCCGCCGGGGCTTCCACGCTGGGCCTTGCCGCCTGTGCCGGACCGCAGGCGGTCGCCCCCATGCGCGCGCCGGTCGCGGCGGGCGATGTCCCCGCGCTCCTCGACCGCATCGCCGAGAACCTTCTCTGGCTGAAGCCCGAGGAAGCCACGACATTGGGGATCGACGAGGGCGCACGGGCGCCGCTGAAGTCGCGGCTCGAGGATCGCAGCCCCGCAGGACGGCTTGCGCTCGAAGCCCGCGTCGCCGCCGACCTCGCCAGCCTCTCGGGCGTCGATACGGACGCGCTCGATGCCGACACGCGGACCAGCGTCGAGGTCGTGCGCTCGGCCTATGCGACCGCGCTCGAAGGCATGGCGCTGCCCTATGGGGACCCGACCGTCGGCAGCTGGCGCAACACGCCCTATGTCGTGGTCCAGAATGTCGGCGCCTATCTCGACATCCCCCGCTTCCTCGATGCGAGCCACACGGTCGAGAATGAAGCCGATGCCGAGGCCTATCTGTCGCGCCTCGAGAGCTTCGCCGACCAGCTCGACGGCGAGACCATGCGAATGAAGATGGCGGCAGGCGACGAGGGGCTGGTCCCCCCGGGCTTCCTCATCGACAAGGCGCTGCCGCAGATGCGCGCGGCGCATGCCAACATGCTTGCCGAGGACGGTACGCTCGTCACCTCGCTCGCGCGCCGTGCCACCTTCGCGGGTGACTGGGCCGGCCGTGCCCATGCGATCGCCGCGCAGCGGGTCGCCCCCGCGATGCAGCGGCAGATCGCCGAGATGGAGCGCCAACGCCCGCTCGCCTCCGAAGCGCCCGGCATGGACGCGCGCCCGCATGGCAGCGACTTCTACGCCTGGGCGCTCAAGGCCTCGACCACCACCACCCTGTCACCCGACGAAATCCACCAGCTCGGCTTCGACCGGCTCGAGGAGATCTATGCGGAAATGGACGGTATCCTGAAGACGGTCGGCTATACCCACGGCACCGTTGGCGAGCGCATGAAGGCACTCAGCGAGGATCCCGATTATCTCTTCGCGAACACCGACGAGGGTCGTACAGAGTTGCTCGCCTTCCTCGACGAACGGCTCGAGATCATCCGCGCCGAGATGCCCAATGCCTTCGACACGCTGGCGCCGGGCAATGTCGAGATACGCCGCCTGCCGCCCGAGGAAGAGCCGGGCGCGCCGGGCGCCTATGGCGGCGCGGGCTCGATCGACGGGAGCGTGCCGGGCAAGTTCTGGATCAACCTCTACGACACCGCGATCCACCCCAAGTTCACCCTGCCGAGCCTGCTCCACCACGAGGCGATCCCGGGGCATGTGTGGCAGGGCGAATATGCCAACCAGCTGCCGCTGATCCGCACGCTGTTGAGCTTCGGCGCTTATTCCGAAGGCTGGGCGCTCTATGCCGAACAGCTCGCCGACGAACTCGGCGTCTATCGCGGCAACGAGGTGTTCAAGCTGGGCTATCTCCAGTCGATCGCTTTCCGCGCCTGTCGATTGGTTGTCGATACCGGCCTCCACGCCAAGGGCTGGGGGCGGAACCAAGCGGTGCAGTGGTTCCACGAGACCAACGGCAACCCGATCGCCGAAGTCGCTCCCGAAATCGACCGCTATTGCTCATGGCCCGGACAGGCGTGCAGCTACGAGGTCGGCCATATCGCCATCAACCGCGAACGAGACCGCGCGCAGGCGGAGATGGGC harbors:
- a CDS encoding NfeD family protein, with product MLGEIPPGGWWIVAGLLLLAAELMVPGVFLAFVGIAAIAAGAFTWAFDLGLTEQIVLFTVYTVVAVFVGRRFYARPAIDESDGMLNERSLQVIGRAVTAATDFPYGEGRVKLGDSEWNARGPVGAKAGDRLEIRAVEGTRLVVEAPEALPPA
- a CDS encoding DUF885 domain-containing protein, which codes for MSIALTRREALAAGASTLGLAACAGPQAVAPMRAPVAAGDVPALLDRIAENLLWLKPEEATTLGIDEGARAPLKSRLEDRSPAGRLALEARVAADLASLSGVDTDALDADTRTSVEVVRSAYATALEGMALPYGDPTVGSWRNTPYVVVQNVGAYLDIPRFLDASHTVENEADAEAYLSRLESFADQLDGETMRMKMAAGDEGLVPPGFLIDKALPQMRAAHANMLAEDGTLVTSLARRATFAGDWAGRAHAIAAQRVAPAMQRQIAEMERQRPLASEAPGMDARPHGSDFYAWALKASTTTTLSPDEIHQLGFDRLEEIYAEMDGILKTVGYTHGTVGERMKALSEDPDYLFANTDEGRTELLAFLDERLEIIRAEMPNAFDTLAPGNVEIRRLPPEEEPGAPGAYGGAGSIDGSVPGKFWINLYDTAIHPKFTLPSLLHHEAIPGHVWQGEYANQLPLIRTLLSFGAYSEGWALYAEQLADELGVYRGNEVFKLGYLQSIAFRACRLVVDTGLHAKGWGRNQAVQWFHETNGNPIAEVAPEIDRYCSWPGQACSYEVGHIAINRERDRAQAEMGSAYRFKGFNDAVIRGGNVPMDVLAKNVSRYIAGA